A genomic segment from Nicotiana tabacum cultivar K326 chromosome 7, ASM71507v2, whole genome shotgun sequence encodes:
- the LOC107820949 gene encoding uncharacterized protein LOC107820949 isoform X1, whose translation MSATNIENRKKLKDPHTTGKKSFAIVRNDLEKEKETSDPLSLKDIFVVTRQRKPGRTYKESNEDTTRKIAEMESIETQQSENGDESINIFASIMGPEYPGRLRLYGRGVTKKSLKGKVGHFEPSSNTINDHMQKMEERIIRLEEKIEEQKEQYEEQKTMMRQEIVKDIKEKVQCSGLPIDANILATLYSRPLGEASSTQAATIHLIHRPSLGSNNQGEENEQMGDESSEDLT comes from the exons ATGTCAGCAACTAATATTGAGAATCGGAAAAAGTTAAAGGATCCACACACTACTGGCAAAAAAAGCTTTGCTATAGTCCGCAATGATTTG gaaaaagagaaagaaacttCTGATCCACTATCACTTAAGGATATTTTTGTTGTTACAAGACAAAGAAAACCCGGTCGAACatacaaggaatcaaatgaagatACAACTAGAAAAATT GCTGAAATGGAGAGTATTGAAACACAACAAAGTGAAAATGGTGATGAGTCAATTAATATATTTGCATCAATCATGGGACCCGAATATCCCGGACGTTTGAGATTGTATGGACGGGGGGTTACAAAAAAGTCTTTGAAAGGGAAAGTGGGACATTTTGAACCCTCTTCAAATACAATAAATGATCACATGCAAAAGATGGAAGAGAGGATTATAAGATTGGAGGAAAAAATTGAGGAACAGAAGGAACAATATGAGGAACAAAAGACAATGATGAGACAAGAAATTGTAAAAGATATCAAAGAAAAAGTTCAATGTTCTGGATTACCAATTGATGCTAATATTTTAGCAACATTGTATTCTCGTCCATTGGGTGAAGCTTCCTCAACACAAGCAGCAACTATTCACCTAATTCATCGACCATCTCTTGGTAGCAACAATCAAG
- the LOC107820949 gene encoding uncharacterized protein LOC107820949 isoform X2 yields MSATNIENRKKLKDPHTTGKKSFAIVRNDLAEMESIETQQSENGDESINIFASIMGPEYPGRLRLYGRGVTKKSLKGKVGHFEPSSNTINDHMQKMEERIIRLEEKIEEQKEQYEEQKTMMRQEIVKDIKEKVQCSGLPIDANILATLYSRPLGEASSTQAATIHLIHRPSLGSNNQGEENEQMGDESSEDLT; encoded by the exons ATGTCAGCAACTAATATTGAGAATCGGAAAAAGTTAAAGGATCCACACACTACTGGCAAAAAAAGCTTTGCTATAGTCCGCAATGATTTG GCTGAAATGGAGAGTATTGAAACACAACAAAGTGAAAATGGTGATGAGTCAATTAATATATTTGCATCAATCATGGGACCCGAATATCCCGGACGTTTGAGATTGTATGGACGGGGGGTTACAAAAAAGTCTTTGAAAGGGAAAGTGGGACATTTTGAACCCTCTTCAAATACAATAAATGATCACATGCAAAAGATGGAAGAGAGGATTATAAGATTGGAGGAAAAAATTGAGGAACAGAAGGAACAATATGAGGAACAAAAGACAATGATGAGACAAGAAATTGTAAAAGATATCAAAGAAAAAGTTCAATGTTCTGGATTACCAATTGATGCTAATATTTTAGCAACATTGTATTCTCGTCCATTGGGTGAAGCTTCCTCAACACAAGCAGCAACTATTCACCTAATTCATCGACCATCTCTTGGTAGCAACAATCAAG